A genomic region of Anas acuta chromosome 1, bAnaAcu1.1, whole genome shotgun sequence contains the following coding sequences:
- the DUS4L gene encoding tRNA-dihydrouridine(20a/20b) synthase [NAD(P)+]-like isoform X1, translating to MSGDGEGIKGCPGKEPGELFRAGRLVKICAPMVRYSKLAFRTLVRKYSCDLCYTPMIVAADFVRSAKARDSEFTTNKGDNPLIVQFAAKEAQVLCDAARIVCPFADGIDLNCGCPQRWAMAEGYGACLINKPELVRDMVRHVRNQIDSPGFSVSIKIRIHEDLKRTVDLCQKAEATGVSWITVHGRNVEERHQPVHYDAIKVIKESVSIPIVANGDIKTLKDAENVHHLTGADGVMVARGLLANPAMFAGYEETPLKCIQDWINIALEHGTPFTCFHHHLMYMMERITSKQEKKVFNVLSSTSAVLDYLNDHYGVC from the exons ATGAGTGGGGACGGCGAGGGAATTAAAGGATGCCCGGGGAAGGAGCCCGGGGAGTTGTTTCGGGCTGGGCGCCTTGTGAAGATCTGTGCCCCCATGGTGCGCTACTCGAA GTTGGCTTTCAGAACCTTGGTTAGAAAATACAGCTGCGACTTGTGTTATACACCAATGATAGTGGCCGCTGATTTTGTGAGATCCGCAAAAGCAAGAGACAGCGAATTCACAACAAATAAAG GTGATAATCCATTGATCGTTCAATTTGCTGCTAAAGAGGCGCAGGTTTTATGTGATGCTGCCCGTATCGTCTGTCCTTTTGCAGATGGAATAGACTTAAACTGTGGCTGTCCTCAGAG atggGCAATGGCGGAAGGTTATGGTGCTTGCTTGATAAATAAACCAGAGCTAGTTCGAGATATGGTGAGACATGTGCGGAATCAGATTGACAGTCCTGGATTTTCAGTATCTATTAAAATAAG GATACATGAAGACTTAAAAAGAACTGTTGACCTGTGTCAAAAAGCTGAAGCAACTGGAGTCTCGTGGATTACAGTACATGGGAGAAATGTAGAAGAAAGACATCAGCCTGTACATTATGATGcaattaaagtaattaaagaaAGCGTGTCTATACCTATTGTGGCTAATGGAGAcattaaaactttaaaagatgctgaaaatgtTCATCACCTGACAGGAGCAGATG GTGTAATGGTGGCTCGGGGACTCTTGGCGAATCCGGCAATGTTTGCAGGATATGAAGAAACACCTTTGAAGTGCATCCAGGACTGGATTAACATTGCTCTTGAGCATGGAACTCCTTTTACGTGTTTCCACCACCACTTAATGTACATGATGGAACGGATaacttcaaaacaagaaaaaaaagtttttaatgttttatcaaGTACCTCAGCAGTTCTAGATTATCTGAATGATCATTATGGCGTGTGCTAA